One genomic segment of Myotis daubentonii chromosome 14, mMyoDau2.1, whole genome shotgun sequence includes these proteins:
- the PROK2 gene encoding prokineticin-2, producing MRHPRGAPLLLLLLLPPLLLAPRAGDAAVITGACNDDFQCVGNTCCAVSIWIRGLRLCTPMGRAGDSCHPRSRKVPFFGRRVLHTCPCMPGLACSRAAVNRFVCLARK from the exons ATGAGGCACCCGCGCGGcgccccgctgctgctgctgctgctgctgccgccgctgctgctcgCTCCCCGCGCCGGGGACGCCGCCGTCATCACCGGG GCTTGCAACGATGACTTCCAGTGTGTTGGGAACACGTGCTGTGCTGTTAGCATTTGGATTCGGGGCCTAAGGCTTTGCACACCCatgggcagagcaggagacagcTGCCACCCACGGTCCCGTAAA gtcCCATTTTTTGGGCGGAGGGTGCTTCACACGTGTCCATGCATGCCTGGCTTAGCCTGCTCAAGAGCTGCAGTCAACCGGTTTGTTTGTTTAGCCCGAAAGTGA